TTCAAGCAGAAATTGGAATTGTTTTAGGAACAGGACTTGGTGGTCTGGTTAGCGAAATGGAAGTAGAATACAATTTGATGTATTCTAATATCCCTAACTTTCCCATCTCTACACTTGAGTTTCATTCCGGAAAGTTAATCTTTGGAACTTTAAGGGGTAAGAAAGTAATTGCCATGCAGGGCCGTCTACATTATTACGAGGGGTACAGTATGCAGCAAATTACTTTCCCAATAAGGGCGATGAAAGCATTGGGTATACACTGCCTGTTTGTTTCGAATGCTGCAGGCTCCCTGAATCCGAACTTTAAAAAGGGGGATTTGATGATCATTAATGACCATATCAATTTGCAACCTGAAAGTCCGTTAAGGGGACATAACGATGCTGATATGGGACCAAGGTTTCCGGATATGAGCCAGCCTTATAGTCGCAAACTAATTGATCGTGCAATGGAAATTGCAGGAGAAAATGGTATCAATTGTCACCAGGGGGTTTATGTTTCTGTAACGGGTCCCAATCTGGAAACAAAAGCTGAATACAATTATCTTAGGATAGTTGGTGGGGATGCTGTTGGAATGAGTACTGTGCCCGAAGTTATTGTGGCGAATCATATGAATGTACCCGTTTTTGCAATTTCTGTATTAACTGATGAAGGTTTCCCAGAAGTGTTGTTGCCGGTTAGTTTAGAAGAAATACTTGAGACTGCTAGAACTGCTGAACCTAAGATGACAAAAATATTGAGCCAGTTAATTTCAACGCTGTAATGTATAAACGCATTGTTTTATTTGTTTGTTTGCTGTTTACCATTGGTGTTGGGCGACTGTGTGCGCAGGATTTAAAGACTACGGTTAGGAACAATAAAGAATTAGATTCTCTCAGAAAAAAAGAAGAGGGGGGATTGGATTCAGTCGTGTTTACTTCTAAATACATCAGGTATACGACGCTTAAATTGTCTAAAGACAGCATTCAGACAGTGGCTTTGGATACAAGTTTAAATGGTTTTCAAAACTTTAGTGTGCTTGTGCAGCCACGCACGCCAACTGTGGGTATTGGAAATCTAGGTTTGTCTGCCATGCCCATGTTGTTTGAACCATCAAAAACTATTGGTTTTGACGTAGGTTTTCATGCGCTTGATTATTATGCGATGACTCATGATGACATTAAATATTATCAGGCCAGAACCCCATTTACCAGTCTGTATTATGTTTCGGGTGGGGATGCTGAGCAGGTTTTTAAGGTAATCCATTCACAAAATATTAAGAGAAACTGGAATATCGGTGCCAACTTTAACCGGATCGGTGCCAATGGAATATTTGCCAGACAAAGGGGTGACGACCTAAATGGAACAATTTTTAGCTGGTATCAATCGCCAAATAAGCGTTATAACCTTTGGACCAGTGCTGTGTTTAACACTCTAAAGGCAATGGAAAATGGTTCCATTGCGAACGATTCGATTTATACCAACCCTTCTGATCAGGTTATCAATAGGATTGCCGAGCGGGTAAGACTAAATACGGCTAAGCAATTATGGCGTCAAGGATCTTTGATGATCAAACAATCTTATTTTGTTGGTCGTATTGATAGCACAGCCCAAGAGATATCAGATAAAATATTACCGACCAATAAAATTACCTATACATTTAAGTATGATAAAAATGCTTATTCTTTTGAGAAGGATGAAGCCGACGATCATACCGCAGTTCCAAAGGGATATGCAGACAGTGTTTTTACGAATGATTCAACCCGATACACACGCATTCAAAATGAATTTGTATATAGCTTCTTTCTTAGGGCAAAGTCAAATACCTTCATTAAAAATGAATTGAAATTAGATGTAGGAATCAGACACGATCTCTATAATTATTCTCAATTGGGTCTATATAGGGATGGTAGTAGCTTTTATGACTATACGACCACTTTTCAAAATATTACTTTATTGGGGGCTGCAGGATACCGGTTTAGCAACCGTATCGACTTGAATGTAGACGTGGAGCAGATATTTCAGGGGAGGAATATGGGCGATTTTCTATATGAGGCTAAAAGCAATGTGTTACTCAGTAATTCAGTCGGTCGGATAGTTTTGGGCGGTTATTTTGAAAATAAATCGCCAGCAGAGATTTATACCAGATATTTTGGTAACCACTACCACTGGATCAATGATTTTGATCGTACGAAAACAGTTAATTTATCTTTTAAATATGAGAATCAGAAACTGAAGCTGGATGCAACCGCAAATTATTACCTGATTAATAACTATCTGTATTTTAAAGCAGATTTGCCAACGAGCGGTGCTCCAACTGTTGCTGAGATTGCTTCTATTACACCGGCACAACTTAGCTCAAGTCTGAATCTGTTAAAAATTGCCGTTGGCAAGAAATTTACTTTCGGTAGATTTCATTTGGATAGTTATGTTGTTTATCAGAAGACGGATAATCCTGGTGTGCTTCGTACTCCGGAGCTTTACACTTTTAATACTTTTTATGTAAATCAAACCTTTTTTAAAGCGCTTAAAACCAATGTAGGTTTTGATGTTAGATACAATACACCATATAAAAACTATTCTTATTCGCCTGCATTGGGTCAGTTTTATGTAGGAGGAGTGAGGACATTCGAAACCACACCAATTGTTGATGTTTGGGTAAAGGCGAGTTTAAGAAAGGCTAATCTGTTTTTAAAGTGTGATTATATAAATCAGGGTCTCCCAATTAACGGGTATTACACTGTTAATCAATATCCAATGCAAGACAGGCTCTTGTTTAAGTTTGGGGTACAATGGAATTTTTATGATTAAGTTTTCTGGGGTTTCTTTTTAGCCGCAGGGAATAATACGTTGTTTAATATCAAACGGTAGCCGGGGGAGTTTGGATGCAAGCTTAAATCAGTTGGCGGGTCGCCAACGATATGTTGATAATCTTCGGGATCGTGTCCACCGTAAAAAGTAAACTGCCCCTTTCCAATTTCGCCATTTAAATAGCGCACTTCTTCTGCCCCCTTATTTTCACCCAGTACGGTAACATTTGGCTTCACCAGGCGCTTTCTAAAGGCTGTGGTTTGTCCCATAAAGCCTTTTATTACCTTGTCGTGGTTTTGGGTTAGCATGGTTGGTACAAGATCCCATTTTGCTGAGAAATCAAATAAGGTAAAGAAGTCGTTGTTTTGGACTAAGGTGCGGGTTTGGGTTACATCAATATCTGAGAATTCGTAATTGGCAGGATTGAGGTCTAACTGAAAATCTTTAAAAGCAAAGGTTTTGCTATATTTCAGCTTAGCTTGAGCTTGTGGATCTGCCGGGTCGCCATCAAACATGCTTTCACATATGTCTACTCCCTCAGCGCTCAATGCAATGTCAAAGCTGTCGGTTCCGGAGCACATGGCAAACAGAAAACCACCTCCAGAACAAAATTCCTTTATTCTTTTAGCAACTTCAAGTTTCATTTCCGAAACCTTTTTAAACCCATTGCGTTTTGCTGCTGTTTCCTGGTTTTTTACATCTTCACGATACCAGGTTGCATTTTTAAAAGCACTCCAAAAACGCCCATATTGGCCAGTAAAATCCTCATGATGCATGTGAAGCCAGTCGTAGCCTGAGAGTTTATCTTTTAAGACTTCATCATCGTATACCACATCGTATGGTATCTCTGCATAGGTAAGTACTAAGGTTACGGCGTCATCCCAGGGTAATTTGCTTTTGGGTGAGTATACGGCTATTTTAGGTGCCTTCTCGAGTTTTACCATTTCCATGTTTACCTGTGGGTCGCTGATCTCATTTAAGATTGCTGTAACTTTGCCATCGGCTAAAACCTGATATGATACGCCGCGAGCTTTACATTCCTCCTCCACAGCCTTATTGTATTTGATTAAAAAACTTCCGCCTCTATAATTTAAAAGCCAGCTTACGTCTGCTTGTTGTTTAATACCCCAATAAGCTATGCCATAAGCTTTCAAATGATTTTTTTGATCTTCATCCATATAGATTAAAATCGATGATGCCTTAAGCGCGATGCTAAAGAGTAGTAAGAAAAACAAAATGCTTAATCGTTTCGAAATCATAAAGGCTGGCATAGATACGAATTTAGTGTTTTCTTTTTACTTTAAGGCGGCTTCGAAAGGAGAAGCAGGCATACCGTTTCGATTGTACAGATTTGCATCCTTTGGATTATTCGCCCATGCATAACGAACGAACTTAGGATTTTCGACGTCATTACTCCATACAACTATTTTATCTCCTTTTATTTCTGCTTTAGCCCAAACAAATATTTTATCCTTACCCGCTATAGCAAAGTATTTTAATTCAGAGTTCCCCTTTGTGGTCAACCCTGCCCCAATATTACTGAACGTTAAAATTAATTGATTCCCTTTTGATTCCATTGATTTGAATACTGGGCCCGAATAGATCAACTTATTGTCTCCATAAATTAGATGCTCAGCTTGCAGCGCAAGTCTTTTTCCTACGTTTTGTTTATCTAAAGGATGGATATCATTCCACTCTCCAAGATCAATGGTGACCGCCATTGCTGTATTTGGAACTGCTGTGAGACTTCGCTGTTGTTCTCTTAATTCTGCCCAGCTGCTTTCCATTGGGGTCTTTGTAGCTTCCATGAAATTTGGTAATTGTACATACAGAAATGGGAAGTCACCCTGATTCCATGCTATTCTCCAATTATCAATTAAGGCCTTCATCAAGGCAGCATATTCTTTTGGATTACTTGTGTTGGATTCTCCTTGATACCAGACTACACCTTTTATCTTGTATTTTAGCAATGGGGCAATCATGGCATTGTACAGGCCTGCTGGTTTCCATCTGATAAAAGTTTGTGATGGTGCGGGGTCCATTTTAGCGCCCAATTTATATTTCCACTTACCGCGTAAATCAATTGTATCTTGATTAGCGATCAATTGATAGTTTTTATCCGGCACAAAACCTCCTTCACCAGCGTTATTGATTAATCTGATGGTGATAGTGTTTTTGCCTTCCTTTAAAATGTCAGTATTAAAAATATATCTCCGGGGAGGGTATTGATAACTGGTCGTTCCTACAAACTCACCATTTATAAATACAGAGTCTGCATCAACAATTCTTCCTAAAAGTAATTTAACTGGCTTGCTTAGCATTGATTTTGGGACAATGATGTCCTTTTTAAACCAAACAACGCCATTAGCTCTACCCAATGGCTCCTTAGCCCAGTATCCAGGGATATTCATTTCATTCCAGTCTTTATCATCAATGTTGGCCTTCCAATTGTTTTTTAAGCCCTCATCATTGGCATTTAAACTTTTATACCAATCGTTAGCACGTAATCGATCGGAAGATTCTATTTGCTTGATCAAATGATCGTCTTTAAACTTTTTAACTTGTTCACTATACATTGGGAATTTTTTAAGTGTACTTTCACTTATCCATGCCTCTGCCGGTGAGCCGCCGAGAGCAGTGTTGATTATACCTACAGGAATGTGGTGTTTGTTGACAATCTCCAAAGCAAAAAAATAGGCAACTGCAGAAAAATTAAGAATAGTTTCCGGATTGGCAATTTCCCAGGTGCCACTTGATAGATCTTTTCTTTCGTTTTTAAAATCATATTCGTCAGGCACAAGGAATTGCCTGATGTTTGTATGATTAGATTTGGCAATTTCATTGGGGTATTTATCAATCAGACGTCCCATTGGCAATTCCATATTTGACTGCCCACTACACACATAAACATCACCGAATAGAATGTTTTTCAATATAATCTTATTACGCCCTGTTAATGTCATTTCATAAGGTCCACCAGCTTTTTGCGCCGGGAGTTGTATTTCCCATTCCCCATCCTTATTGGCTGATGTATGTAATGTTCTATTCTTAAATTTCAGGCTTATGGCTTCATTTGCTGAAGCCCAACCCCAGATCTTGATATTGTTGTCGCGTTGAAGTATCATTCCATCACTGATCAACCTTGGAAGTTTGATTTGCGCCGGGCAAAAAGAATAGCCCAACATTAGGGCATAAGTAATTAACCACTTTTTCATCAGTATATATTTATTTTTTAATTGTTATGAGGCTATCACGAGTTTTTATTCATTGTGTTTTCTGAGTGTAAACTAATGATGGTTTCATTAGAATAAAGTTTAAGCTTCTGGATGCTATCTGGGGGACAATTTTTTTCATAATTAACTATTTGGTTAGGTTTAAGAAAGGTTCTATTTGACTAAAATAAGTATATTTTAGAAATATAATGCAATCGATTGCATTTTTCCTTGTTTCTCTTTACCTTCATGTTCATTAAAAATAAATTTATACCGATGAAACCATTATGTACAGCAGGTCCAAACCGAAATGAATAAATTTTTTGTAGCACATGATAGTTTCATAATCTTTTAAAATCAAATTATATTTCGATGAAAAAACTGTTAACCATTTTTCTCTTATCACTAGCACTTCCTGGCTTTGCTCAAATTAAGTTCACTAACCCCATCTTATCTGGATTTTATCCCGATCCAAGTGTAACCAAGGTTGGAACTGATTATTACCTCGTGAATTCTACGTTCTCTTATTTCCCGGGCATACCTGTGTTTCATAGTAAGGATCTGAAAAACTGGAAACAGATTGGTAATGTGATAGATCGGCCAAGTCAGATGAACTTTATGGGGGATGGGGTGTCAAGAGGTCTGTTTGCCCCATCTATCAATTACCATAAAGGAACTTATTATGTTACCTGTACTTTAATTGATAGAAAGGGGAATTTTGTCGTAACTGCTAAAAGTCCCGCAGGCCCTTGGAGTGATCCGGTCTGGTTACCGGAAGTTAGGGGGATAGATCCCTCTTTATTTTTTGATACTGATAAAAGTTATATTGTTTACAATAGTGATGCGCCAGATCGTAAACCTCTATATGATGGGCATAGAACCATTAGGGTTTACGAGTTTGATCCAGTTAAGTTAAAGGTGACAGGAGAAGAAAAGTTACTGGTAAATGGGGGAGTAGATATTAGTAAAAAACCGGTGTGGATAGAAGGGCCACATATTTTTAAGCATGGCGATTGGTATTACTTATGTGCTGCCGAAGGTGGGACATCCATAAACCACTCACAAGTGATTTTAAGGAGTAAATCAGCCACAGGACCTTTTATTCCTTATGATAAAAACCCTATCCTTACCCAACGTGACCTGGATCCTGGGCGAAAAGATCCGATTGCTTCTGCGGGCCATGCTGAGCTGATCGAAGGGCCTGATGGCAAAACCTATGCGGTATTTCTAGCGGTTAGGCCCTATGAAGGTGATTATTATAATACAGGAAGAGAAACTTTTATTGCTCCGGTAAAATGGACAGATGGATGGCCTGTAATCAGCCCTGATTTTAAAGAAATTCAATATCATTATACTGAGGGTTTTAAAGAGGTGAAACAAGAAAATACACGTCCGCAAAGTGGAAATTTCAGTTATAAGGTTTCTTTTGAAAAGACCTTAGATCCAGCTTTATTGTTTCTCAGAACAATGGATAAAAGTTGGTTTAGTTTAAGTAAGTCGAAAGGGTTGACTATGAATTTATTACCCGAAACTTGTATGGGGACGGGCAATCCCGCATTTATAGGAAAACGACAGCAGCACCAGGACTGTAACGCAATTACGGAAATGAGTTTTTCGGCAAAAAATGAAAATGAAAAAGCCGGAATGCTGATTTATCAAAGTGAGTACAACTTTTATTACTTATGTAAATCCATTTCTAAGGGTAAACCTGTGGTTCAGCTGTTCAGTGGTAATCGTCAGCTAAAGGATATGGAGCTGATTACAGAAGAGCCAATTGCAGGGACCCAAGTCTGGTTTCGCATTAGCGCAGATGGTGCGAAATATAATTTTGATTATGCAACAAAATCTGGACAGTGGAAAGTTCTGAAATCGGGGTTAGATGGGAAGTACTTAAGTACAAAGGAAGCCGGTGGATTTGTGGGGGCATTGTTTGCACTTTATGCAACTTCTTCTGGTAAGCCTACAACAAATAAAGCTTCCTATTCTTATTTGGGGTATAATGGTCATGACTCAGTATATCAGTAGATTGTGTTTGTTTTGTGAGGGTTTTAACTATTTGATTTTGGTTGGTATGAAAAAATAAGTTCAAATTCTATGCAAAAAAATATGGGATTTATGAATTTAAAATTACCTTTATGCAAACGGTTGCACAATTGAATATTTAATTAATGATAATATGTATTTACTAGGCCTCGATATAGGCACATCTTCTATAAAAGTTTCAGTTGTTGATGTGGATACACAGAAGCGGGTTGCTACAACACAGTATCCGGAAGAGGAAGCGGAGATCAAATCCCTTAAATCTGGATGGGCCGAGCAATCTCCGGTTGACTGGTGGCAAAATGCTGTTCATGCCATTCTACAGGTAAATGCAACTGGAAGTTTTAATCCTAAGGATATTAAAGCTATAGGTATTGCTTATCAGATGCACGGATTGGTTATTGTCGATAAAGATCAAAACGTTTTGCGTGACAGTATCATTTGGTGTGATAGTAGGGCGGTGGAGTTGGGAGCACAAGCCTTTGATGCCATAGGACATGATCAATGTTTAGAAGATATGTTAAATTCTCCGGGTAATTTTACCGCTTCCAAACTGGCTTGGGTAAAGAACAATGAACCTGAGATTTATAATCAGATCGACAAAGCAATGCTTCCTGGAGATTTCGTCGCTATGAAATTCACGGGAAAGATCAGTACTAGTATTCCGGCACTATCTGAGGGGATATTTTGGAATTTCAGAGCGGATGAATTGTCAAAAGAAGTCATGGACTATTATGGGATTGATCAAAAACTAATTCCTGATGTAAAACCACTCTTCTCCGTACACGGATCTCTCAAAGCTGACGTGGCAGCATTACTGGGGTTGCAGCAGGGGATACCAGTTTCCTATAAGTCTGGTGATCAGCCTAACAATGCTTTATCCTTAAATGTCCTTAAGCCGGGTGAAGTTGCAGCTACAGCAGGAACATCAGGGGTAATTTATGGGGTAAGCAATGAGCTGACTTATGATCCACAGTCAAGAGTAAACACTTTTGCCCATGTTACTTATGCTAAGGGACAAAAGCATACTGGCGTATTGTTGTGTATCAATGGCACAGGAAGTATGTACAGATGGGCAAAGCACAATTTTGCACCGCATTTGTCTTATGCGGCACTTAATGATCTTGCAGCTACTGCACCCATTGGGAGCAAAGGCTTGAAAGTATTGCCTTTTGGCAATGGTACTGAGCGGATGCTAAATAATAAATACACAGGTGCACAATTATTAGGCATTGATCTCAATTTACATAAACAAGCCGAAATTTTCAGGGCAGTACAGGAGGGTATCGCATTTGCGTTTCGCTATGGTCTTGATATTATGCGCGAAAATGGAATGCAGCCAAAAGTGATCAGAGCTGGATTGGCTAATTTATTTTTAAGTGATGTATTTGCCCAGACGTTTGTAGACGTAACTGGTGTTCCTGTAGAGCTGTATGAAAATGACGGTAGCGTGGGTGCAGCACTTGGAGCAGGGATTGGAGCGGGAATTTTTGCAACACCCGAAGAAGCATTTACGCAGCATGAGTTGATCAGGTATTTGGAACCTAAAAATTCTGAAGCTTATGAACCCATATATACTGAATGGAAAAATCTTTTAAACAAAGCATTATAACGTAGAATTAAAAAATATATCAACATGACAAAAGTAGTAACAGGAGCAAAGGAATTTTTTAAGGGAATTGATCAGGTACAATTTGAAGGTCTGAATAGTGACAATCCATTGGCTTTTAGGTGGTACGATGCAAATAAAGTTGTAGCAGGAAAAACGATGAGCGAACATTTTAAATTTGCTTGTTCGTATTGGCATTCATTTAATGGAAATGGTGCTGATCCTTTTGGTGGTGCTACACATATTTTTCCATGGGATGAAAAGAAAGATGCAGTAGAAAGAGCAAAAGATAAAATGGATGCTGCCTTTGAATTTATCACTAAAATGCAATTGCCTTATTACTGTTTTCATGATGTGGATGTGGTAGATTACGGCGATGATATTGTTGAAAACGAGCGTAGATTACAAACATTGGTAGAATATGCAAAGCAAAAACAAGCGAGCAGCGGGGTAAAATTACTTTGGGGAACTGCCAATTTATTTAGTCACAAGCGTTATATGAACGGAGCATCAACCAATCCGGATTTTCATGTGCTTGCACACGGTGCCGCCCAGGTTAAAGCAGCTTTAGATGCAACAATTGCATTGGGTGGAGAGAATTATGTTTTTTGGGGTGGAAGAGAAGGCTATATGAGCTTATTGAATACCAACATGAAGCGTGAGCAAGAGCATTTAGCCAAATTCTTGCATACCGCTAAAGACTATGCCCGTAAACAAGGCTTTAAGGGAACGTTCTTTATTGAGCCAAAACCATGTGAGCCGTCAAAACATCAATACGATTACGATGCGGCCACAGTAAGAGGTTTCTTGCAGAAGTATGATTTGCTCGCTGATTTTAAACTCAATTTGGAGGTAAATCATGCCACATTAGCAGGACATACTTTTCAACATGAATTGCAGGTTGCCGTAGATAATGGTTTACTGGGTTCAATTGATGCAAACAGAGGAGATTATCAAAATGGTTGGGATACAGACCAGTTTCCTAATGACA
This is a stretch of genomic DNA from Candidatus Pedobacter colombiensis. It encodes these proteins:
- a CDS encoding FGGY family carbohydrate kinase yields the protein MYLLGLDIGTSSIKVSVVDVDTQKRVATTQYPEEEAEIKSLKSGWAEQSPVDWWQNAVHAILQVNATGSFNPKDIKAIGIAYQMHGLVIVDKDQNVLRDSIIWCDSRAVELGAQAFDAIGHDQCLEDMLNSPGNFTASKLAWVKNNEPEIYNQIDKAMLPGDFVAMKFTGKISTSIPALSEGIFWNFRADELSKEVMDYYGIDQKLIPDVKPLFSVHGSLKADVAALLGLQQGIPVSYKSGDQPNNALSLNVLKPGEVAATAGTSGVIYGVSNELTYDPQSRVNTFAHVTYAKGQKHTGVLLCINGTGSMYRWAKHNFAPHLSYAALNDLAATAPIGSKGLKVLPFGNGTERMLNNKYTGAQLLGIDLNLHKQAEIFRAVQEGIAFAFRYGLDIMRENGMQPKVIRAGLANLFLSDVFAQTFVDVTGVPVELYENDGSVGAALGAGIGAGIFATPEEAFTQHELIRYLEPKNSEAYEPIYTEWKNLLNKAL
- a CDS encoding purine-nucleoside phosphorylase; amino-acid sequence: MFQALHETVEYIKRKTNNFQAEIGIVLGTGLGGLVSEMEVEYNLMYSNIPNFPISTLEFHSGKLIFGTLRGKKVIAMQGRLHYYEGYSMQQITFPIRAMKALGIHCLFVSNAAGSLNPNFKKGDLMIINDHINLQPESPLRGHNDADMGPRFPDMSQPYSRKLIDRAMEIAGENGINCHQGVYVSVTGPNLETKAEYNYLRIVGGDAVGMSTVPEVIVANHMNVPVFAISVLTDEGFPEVLLPVSLEEILETARTAEPKMTKILSQLISTL
- a CDS encoding asparagine synthetase B; translation: MDEDQKNHLKAYGIAYWGIKQQADVSWLLNYRGGSFLIKYNKAVEEECKARGVSYQVLADGKVTAILNEISDPQVNMEMVKLEKAPKIAVYSPKSKLPWDDAVTLVLTYAEIPYDVVYDDEVLKDKLSGYDWLHMHHEDFTGQYGRFWSAFKNATWYREDVKNQETAAKRNGFKKVSEMKLEVAKRIKEFCSGGGFLFAMCSGTDSFDIALSAEGVDICESMFDGDPADPQAQAKLKYSKTFAFKDFQLDLNPANYEFSDIDVTQTRTLVQNNDFFTLFDFSAKWDLVPTMLTQNHDKVIKGFMGQTTAFRKRLVKPNVTVLGENKGAEEVRYLNGEIGKGQFTFYGGHDPEDYQHIVGDPPTDLSLHPNSPGYRLILNNVLFPAAKKKPQKT
- the xylA gene encoding xylose isomerase produces the protein MTKVVTGAKEFFKGIDQVQFEGLNSDNPLAFRWYDANKVVAGKTMSEHFKFACSYWHSFNGNGADPFGGATHIFPWDEKKDAVERAKDKMDAAFEFITKMQLPYYCFHDVDVVDYGDDIVENERRLQTLVEYAKQKQASSGVKLLWGTANLFSHKRYMNGASTNPDFHVLAHGAAQVKAALDATIALGGENYVFWGGREGYMSLLNTNMKREQEHLAKFLHTAKDYARKQGFKGTFFIEPKPCEPSKHQYDYDAATVRGFLQKYDLLADFKLNLEVNHATLAGHTFQHELQVAVDNGLLGSIDANRGDYQNGWDTDQFPNDINELTEAMLIILEGGGLKGGGVNFDAKIRRNSTDPADLFYAHVGGMDIFARALVTADAILQKSDYKKIRTDRYASFDSGKGAEFEQGRLNLEDLRNYAVQHGEPEVRSGKQEYLENLINRYI
- a CDS encoding glycoside hydrolase family 43 protein, whose protein sequence is MKKLLTIFLLSLALPGFAQIKFTNPILSGFYPDPSVTKVGTDYYLVNSTFSYFPGIPVFHSKDLKNWKQIGNVIDRPSQMNFMGDGVSRGLFAPSINYHKGTYYVTCTLIDRKGNFVVTAKSPAGPWSDPVWLPEVRGIDPSLFFDTDKSYIVYNSDAPDRKPLYDGHRTIRVYEFDPVKLKVTGEEKLLVNGGVDISKKPVWIEGPHIFKHGDWYYLCAAEGGTSINHSQVILRSKSATGPFIPYDKNPILTQRDLDPGRKDPIASAGHAELIEGPDGKTYAVFLAVRPYEGDYYNTGRETFIAPVKWTDGWPVISPDFKEIQYHYTEGFKEVKQENTRPQSGNFSYKVSFEKTLDPALLFLRTMDKSWFSLSKSKGLTMNLLPETCMGTGNPAFIGKRQQHQDCNAITEMSFSAKNENEKAGMLIYQSEYNFYYLCKSISKGKPVVQLFSGNRQLKDMELITEEPIAGTQVWFRISADGAKYNFDYATKSGQWKVLKSGLDGKYLSTKEAGGFVGALFALYATSSGKPTTNKASYSYLGYNGHDSVYQ
- a CDS encoding putative porin, producing MYKRIVLFVCLLFTIGVGRLCAQDLKTTVRNNKELDSLRKKEEGGLDSVVFTSKYIRYTTLKLSKDSIQTVALDTSLNGFQNFSVLVQPRTPTVGIGNLGLSAMPMLFEPSKTIGFDVGFHALDYYAMTHDDIKYYQARTPFTSLYYVSGGDAEQVFKVIHSQNIKRNWNIGANFNRIGANGIFARQRGDDLNGTIFSWYQSPNKRYNLWTSAVFNTLKAMENGSIANDSIYTNPSDQVINRIAERVRLNTAKQLWRQGSLMIKQSYFVGRIDSTAQEISDKILPTNKITYTFKYDKNAYSFEKDEADDHTAVPKGYADSVFTNDSTRYTRIQNEFVYSFFLRAKSNTFIKNELKLDVGIRHDLYNYSQLGLYRDGSSFYDYTTTFQNITLLGAAGYRFSNRIDLNVDVEQIFQGRNMGDFLYEAKSNVLLSNSVGRIVLGGYFENKSPAEIYTRYFGNHYHWINDFDRTKTVNLSFKYENQKLKLDATANYYLINNYLYFKADLPTSGAPTVAEIASITPAQLSSSLNLLKIAVGKKFTFGRFHLDSYVVYQKTDNPGVLRTPELYTFNTFYVNQTFFKALKTNVGFDVRYNTPYKNYSYSPALGQFYVGGVRTFETTPIVDVWVKASLRKANLFLKCDYINQGLPINGYYTVNQYPMQDRLLFKFGVQWNFYD
- a CDS encoding sialate O-acetylesterase, whose translation is MKKWLITYALMLGYSFCPAQIKLPRLISDGMILQRDNNIKIWGWASANEAISLKFKNRTLHTSANKDGEWEIQLPAQKAGGPYEMTLTGRNKIILKNILFGDVYVCSGQSNMELPMGRLIDKYPNEIAKSNHTNIRQFLVPDEYDFKNERKDLSSGTWEIANPETILNFSAVAYFFALEIVNKHHIPVGIINTALGGSPAEAWISESTLKKFPMYSEQVKKFKDDHLIKQIESSDRLRANDWYKSLNANDEGLKNNWKANIDDKDWNEMNIPGYWAKEPLGRANGVVWFKKDIIVPKSMLSKPVKLLLGRIVDADSVFINGEFVGTTSYQYPPRRYIFNTDILKEGKNTITIRLINNAGEGGFVPDKNYQLIANQDTIDLRGKWKYKLGAKMDPAPSQTFIRWKPAGLYNAMIAPLLKYKIKGVVWYQGESNTSNPKEYAALMKALIDNWRIAWNQGDFPFLYVQLPNFMEATKTPMESSWAELREQQRSLTAVPNTAMAVTIDLGEWNDIHPLDKQNVGKRLALQAEHLIYGDNKLIYSGPVFKSMESKGNQLILTFSNIGAGLTTKGNSELKYFAIAGKDKIFVWAKAEIKGDKIVVWSNDVENPKFVRYAWANNPKDANLYNRNGMPASPFEAALK